One Maribacter sp. HTCC2170 genomic window, GCTTTATTCAAATGTTCAATTTCATGGGCGGCTGAAAGTTGCACACGTATTCTGGCTTTATTCTTTGGAACTACAGGATAGAAAAACCCGATAACATAGATGCCGCGTTCTAATAATAAGTTGGCCATCTGTTGCGATAATTTTGCATCATACAACATAACAGGAACTATTGCTGAGTCACCGTCGATGATATCGAATCCCGCATCTTTCATTCCTTTCTTAAAGTATTCGGTATTCGATTGAAGTTTATCTCTTAGTGAGGTGTCATTGGACAACATATCAAAAACCTTTATTGAAGCTCCTACAATGGCCGGTGCCAATGAATTTGAGAACAAGTATGGTCTAGACCTTTGTCTAAGTATTTCTATTATTTCTTTTTTCCCGGTTGTATAACCTCCCATTGCCCCACCAAGTGCTTTGCCTAATGTGCCGGTAACAATATCCACGCGGCCCATTACCCCTTTTTCTTCAAGCGTGCCCTTGCCTCGGGAACCAATGAAACCTGTGGCATGGCATTCATCTACCATTACCATGGCATCATACTTATCGGCCAAATCGCAAATTTTATCCAACGGCGCCAATAAGCCATCCATAGAAAAAACACCGTCAGTAACAATTATCTTAAAACGTGCCTGATCTTTTTGGGCTTGAATCAGCTGTTTCTCCAAATCCTCCATATTGCTGTTGGCATAGCGATAACGCATCGCCTTGCATAGACGAACCCCATCGATAATAGAAGCGTGGTTCAATGAATCCGAGATAATGGCGTCTTCTGCAGTTAAC contains:
- the kbl gene encoding glycine C-acetyltransferase; amino-acid sequence: MYGKIKDHLTKELESIKNDGLFKQERIITSPQDAVIKISTGEEVINFCANNYLGLSSHPEVIEAAKDTMDTHGFGMSSVRFICGTQDIHKKLERKIAEFYGTEDTILYAAAFDANGGVFEPLLTAEDAIISDSLNHASIIDGVRLCKAMRYRYANSNMEDLEKQLIQAQKDQARFKIIVTDGVFSMDGLLAPLDKICDLADKYDAMVMVDECHATGFIGSRGKGTLEEKGVMGRVDIVTGTLGKALGGAMGGYTTGKKEIIEILRQRSRPYLFSNSLAPAIVGASIKVFDMLSNDTSLRDKLQSNTEYFKKGMKDAGFDIIDGDSAIVPVMLYDAKLSQQMANLLLERGIYVIGFFYPVVPKNKARIRVQLSAAHEIEHLNKAIAAFVEVGKLLKIV